In Marinilabiliales bacterium, the genomic stretch CCTGGCGACGATATCAGGAACATTGACTGGAACGTTACTGCCAGGTTCAGCCATCCCTATGTCAAGGTTTACGAGGAGGAGCGTGAGCTGACCGTTATGCTGCTCATCGACACGAGCGGTTCTAGGGAGTTCGGCACCAGCGGTATGCTGAAGAAGAACATGATGACCGAGATTGCAGCAGTACTTTCCTTCTCGGCTATCCACAACAATGATAAAATAGGTGTGATATTTTTCAGTAACAAGGTGGAAAAGTTCATACCGCCCAAAAAGGGCCGTAAACACATACTCCATATAATAAGGGAGTTGATCGATTTTGTACCAGAAAACAGGGGTACCGACCTCGCCGGGCCCCTTAAATACCTTACCAACGCGATCAAGAAGCGAAGCACTGCCTTCTTGATTTCTGATTTTTTGGTGAAGCCTGGTTCAGACAAGGGAGACAATACTGACATACAGGAAGTAGCCTTAAATAATAATGGCTTTGAGGACACTCTCAGGATAGCGGCACGGAAGCACGACCTGGTGGCCATCAGGATATACGATGGCAGGGAGAGGGAGTTGCCTCCGGTGGGCATGATCCGTATGCGCGATTCGGAGACTGGCGGGGTACGATGGGTTGACACCCTGTCAAAGGGGGTGAGAAGGCAATACTCTGCATGGTGGCAGATGCATGATAAATGGCTTTCAGAGCTTTTTGCAAGGAACGGTATTGATGCAGTTAAGATAAGCACATCAGAAGATTATGTTAAACCGCTCATCAATCTTTTTAAGCGGAGATAAGATGGAACGGGAAATGTATTGTCACACGGGTTGTTAATGCCGGAAACATAATAACAGATGACAGGAATATTTTTGCCATATACGAGTTCTAAGGGAAAACCGGGATATATATTTCCTGCCAGAACCGCTTGGCTCATCTTCCTGTTAACATGGATGCCGGTTTTGCATTTGAATGCACAGCTTATCAGCATCTCTGCCCGATTTGACACTACGGCCATAATGCTTGGCGGGCAAACCAGTTTCACCATCACGGTAGACCAGCCTGAGGGAATGCATGTAGCCTTTCCGCATCTGCAGGATACCCTTTCAGCCAGTATAGAGATACTTGGCTCCATGCCTGCAGATACATTAAAGACAGGTGAGGAGAGGCTGAGAATAACCAGGTCTTACCGGGTTACCTCCTTCTATAGCGGCGAACATTACGTTGAGGCTCTCCCGTTTGCATTCCTTTTGGAGGATGATGAGCAGGTACTCAGGACAAGGCGCACCGCGATTGAGGTTCATGCTCCGGAAGTGGATATGGATTCCGGTATTTTTGATATTAAGTCCCCTTTCGGGATACCGGTGGGAATTGCCTGGGTCATTACCTGGATACTTTTGTTTATTTTGCTGTTAGCTGCAGCATGGTGGTTGTTCAGGTATTTAAGAAGGCGAAAGGATGCGGCCGGTATGCCGG encodes the following:
- a CDS encoding DUF58 domain-containing protein, with amino-acid sequence MEARELLKKVRKIEIKSRGLSRDIFAGHYHSAFKGRGMAFSEVREYQPGDDIRNIDWNVTARFSHPYVKVYEEERELTVMLLIDTSGSREFGTSGMLKKNMMTEIAAVLSFSAIHNNDKIGVIFFSNKVEKFIPPKKGRKHILHIIRELIDFVPENRGTDLAGPLKYLTNAIKKRSTAFLISDFLVKPGSDKGDNTDIQEVALNNNGFEDTLRIAARKHDLVAIRIYDGRERELPPVGMIRMRDSETGGVRWVDTLSKGVRRQYSAWWQMHDKWLSELFARNGIDAVKISTSEDYVKPLINLFKRR